Proteins encoded by one window of Crassostrea angulata isolate pt1a10 chromosome 9, ASM2561291v2, whole genome shotgun sequence:
- the LOC128162293 gene encoding uncharacterized protein LOC128162293, translating to MPLTDFKDGRGETKVTLSKTRSQQDGPLRKESFLGEKFSTHSSTIKANSTITSTCVRVRLPLNGELYGYDVEIPDGHQIDVNKTVITPKSDVIEIKIVKIGEFTLPA from the exons ATGCCGTTAA CGGATTTTAAGGATGGACGAGGAGAGACAAAAGTGACGTTGTCAAAGACAAGATCGCAGCAGGATGGAcctttaaggaaggagtcttttctg gGAGAAAAATTCTCAACTCACAGCAGCACCATTAAAGCAAACTCTACGATCACGTCTAC ATGTGTAAGAGTGCGACTGCCACTGAATGGAGAGTTGTACGGCTATGACGTTGAAATCCCGGATGGTCATCAAATAGACGTCAACAAGACTGTTATCACG CCTAAGAGTGACGTCATTGAAATCAAGATTGTCAAAATTGGAGAATTTACTCTACCTGCCTAG